The following proteins are co-located in the Tachysurus vachellii isolate PV-2020 chromosome 17, HZAU_Pvac_v1, whole genome shotgun sequence genome:
- the nsa2 gene encoding ribosome biogenesis protein NSA2 homolog: MPQNEHIELHRKRHGYRLDHHERKRKKESREAHERSHKAKKLIGLKAKLYHKQRHAEKIQMKKTIKMHEQRRTKQKDDDKTPEGAVPAYLLDREGQSRAKVLSNMIKQKRKEKAGKWEVPLPKVRAQGETEVLKVIRTGKRQKKAWKRMVTKVCFVGDGFTRKPPKYERFIRPMGLRFKKAHVTHPELKATFHLPILGVKKNPSSPLYTTLGVITKGTVIEVNISELGLVTQGGKVIWGKYAQVTNNPENDGCINAVLLV; the protein is encoded by the exons ATG ccGCAGAACGAGCACATTGAGCTTCATCGTAAGCGACACGGTTACCGGCTCGACCAccatgagaggaaaagaaagaaggagagccGTGAGGCGCACGAGCGCTCACACAAAGCCAAGAAGCTCATCGGTCTGAAAGCCAAACTGTACCACAAACAGAGGCATGCCGAGAAGATCCAGATGAAGAAAAC AATTAAGATGCATGAACAAAGAAGAACCAAACAGAAAGATGACGACAAGACACCAGAAGGAGCAGTACCAGCTTATCTGCTGGACAGAGAGGGCCAGTCTCGTGCCAAAGTTCTCTCTAACATGATTAAAcagaagaggaaagagaaagcT ggAAAATGGGAGGTCCCTCTTCCCAAAGTGCGTGCTCAGGGTGAGACGGAGGTTCTGAAGGTGATTCGCACTGGAAAGCGGCAAAAGAAAGCCTGGAAGCGAATGGTGACCAAAGTGTGCTTTGTTGGAGATGGTTTTACACGTAAACCACCAAAATATGAACGCTTTATCAGACCAATG GGTCTAAGGTTTAAGAAGGCACATGTAACCCACCCTGAGCTGAAGGCTACATTCCACCTGCCCATCCTGGGTGTGAAGAAGAACCCCTCCTCTCCCCTCTACACCACACTCGGAGTCATCACCAAGGGAACAGTCATCGAGGTCAACATCAGTGAGCTTGGTCTGGTCACACAAGGTGGCAAAGTTATCTGGG GTAAATACGCACAGGTGACCAATAACCCAGAAAACGACGGCTGCATTAACGCCGTGTTGTTGGTGTGA
- the tor1 gene encoding torsin family 1 isoform X2, producing the protein MKERASLVLYFILIPSVIVQAFEPISTSILTGAGVAALGKKLYNYLVETCNEHWVGFNKTGLEADLQSKLFGQHVASRVVLKAVSGFMNNENPKKPLVLSLHGWTGTGKNFVSQLIANNIYQRGMSSGFVHLFTATAHFQHEAELEVYKSQLQQWIKGNVSACPRSMFVFDEMDKMHPGLIDSIKPYLDFYEVLDGVSYRQAIFIFLSNAGGENIVQVALDFWKEGKDREEIELKHLEEALSLSVFNNKNSGFWHSSLIEKNMVDYFVPFLPLEYKHVVQCGRAEMISKGHKPNEEAVEQMAHDMSYFPREERVFSVQGCKVISSRLNFYI; encoded by the exons ATGAAAGAAAGAGCCTCGTtggtgttgtattttattttaataccgAGTGTTATTGTTCAGGCTTTTGAGCCTATAAGCACAAGCATTCTGACAGGCGCTGGTGTGGCCGCACTGGGAAAGAAACTGTACAATTATTTAGTGGAAACATGTAATGAGCACTGGGTCGGATTCAACAAGACTG GTCTTGAAGCAGATCTGCAGAGCAAGCTGTTCGGCCAGCATGTAGCATCTCGTGTTGTCCTCAAAGCTGTGTCCGGCTTCATGAACAACGAGAACCCGAAGAAGCCCCTCGTCCTCTCGCTGCACGGCTGGACTGGCACAGGCAAAAACTTTGTCAGTCAGCTAATCGCCAATAACATTTACCAGCGTGGAATGTCGAGCGGATTTGTGCACTTGTTTACTGCCACAGCACACTTCCAACATGAAGCAGAGCTGGAAGTTTATAAG TCCCAATTGCAGCAGTGGATTAAGGGCAACGTGTCGGCCTGCCCTCGCTCCATGTTCGTATTCGACGAGATGGATAAGATGCACCCAGGCCTGATTGACAGCATCAAACCATACTTAGATTTTTATGAAGTTCTAGACGGAGTCTCCTACCGCCAGGCCATCTTTATCTTTCTAAG TAACGCCGGCGGTGAAAACATTGTGCAGGTGGCGCTGGATTTTTGGAAAGAAGGAAAGGATCGAGAAGAGATTGAGCTGAAACATCTGGAGGAAGCCCTATCCCTGTCTGTGTTTAACAACAAGAACA GTGGTTTTTGGCACTCGAGTCTAATAGAAAAGAACATGGTGGACTACTTTGTGCCCTTCCTCCCCCTGGAGTACAAACACGTTGTGCAGTGCGGCCGAGCCGAGATGATCAGCAAGGGCCATAAACCCAACGAGGAGGCTGTGGAGCAAATGGCTCACGACATGAGCTATTTCCCTCGTGAAGAGCGCGTCTTTTCCGTGCAGGGGTGCAAGGTTATCTCCAGCAGGCTGAACTtctacatctaa
- the tor1 gene encoding torsin family 1 isoform X1: MRPRWIIGWSLMIMMAEALEPISTSLAVGIAAALTGFLARYPNVLYYFQECCRPEWISYNKTGLEADLQSKLFGQHVASRVVLKAVSGFMNNENPKKPLVLSLHGWTGTGKNFVSQLIANNIYQRGMSSGFVHLFTATAHFQHEAELEVYKSQLQQWIKGNVSACPRSMFVFDEMDKMHPGLIDSIKPYLDFYEVLDGVSYRQAIFIFLSNAGGENIVQVALDFWKEGKDREEIELKHLEEALSLSVFNNKNSGFWHSSLIEKNMVDYFVPFLPLEYKHVVQCGRAEMISKGHKPNEEAVEQMAHDMSYFPREERVFSVQGCKVISSRLNFYI, from the exons ATGCGGCCAAGATGGATCATAGGATGGAGTTTAATGATCATGATGGCGGAAGCGTTGGAGCCAATCTCGACCAGCCTGGCTGTTGGCATTGCAGCTGCTCTAACAGGATTTCTAGCTCGGTATCCAAATGTGTTGTATTACTTTCAGGAGTGTTGCAGACCAGAGTGGATCTCCTACAataaaacag GTCTTGAAGCAGATCTGCAGAGCAAGCTGTTCGGCCAGCATGTAGCATCTCGTGTTGTCCTCAAAGCTGTGTCCGGCTTCATGAACAACGAGAACCCGAAGAAGCCCCTCGTCCTCTCGCTGCACGGCTGGACTGGCACAGGCAAAAACTTTGTCAGTCAGCTAATCGCCAATAACATTTACCAGCGTGGAATGTCGAGCGGATTTGTGCACTTGTTTACTGCCACAGCACACTTCCAACATGAAGCAGAGCTGGAAGTTTATAAG TCCCAATTGCAGCAGTGGATTAAGGGCAACGTGTCGGCCTGCCCTCGCTCCATGTTCGTATTCGACGAGATGGATAAGATGCACCCAGGCCTGATTGACAGCATCAAACCATACTTAGATTTTTATGAAGTTCTAGACGGAGTCTCCTACCGCCAGGCCATCTTTATCTTTCTAAG TAACGCCGGCGGTGAAAACATTGTGCAGGTGGCGCTGGATTTTTGGAAAGAAGGAAAGGATCGAGAAGAGATTGAGCTGAAACATCTGGAGGAAGCCCTATCCCTGTCTGTGTTTAACAACAAGAACA GTGGTTTTTGGCACTCGAGTCTAATAGAAAAGAACATGGTGGACTACTTTGTGCCCTTCCTCCCCCTGGAGTACAAACACGTTGTGCAGTGCGGCCGAGCCGAGATGATCAGCAAGGGCCATAAACCCAACGAGGAGGCTGTGGAGCAAATGGCTCACGACATGAGCTATTTCCCTCGTGAAGAGCGCGTCTTTTCCGTGCAGGGGTGCAAGGTTATCTCCAGCAGGCTGAACTtctacatctaa